TACCGCCTCCCACCACCTCTCACCCGCCTTCCCCGGCCGTGCGCCGTGGGGCACCGCCAGCAAGCTGCGTGCCTGGCAGGAGGGTGCCCTGACCCGGTACATCGAGACGCAGCCGCGGGACTTCCTCGCGGTCGCGACCCCCGGTGCCGGCAAGACCACCTTCGCGCTGACCCTGGCCTCCTGGCTGCTGCACCACCACGTGGTCCAGCAGGTGACCGTCGTCGCGCCGACCGAGCACCTGAAGAAGCAGTGGGCCGAAGCGGCCGCCCGGATAGGCATCCGGCTGGACCCGGAGTACTCCGCCGGGCCGCTGAGCAAGGAGTACCACGGGGTCGCCGTCACGTACGCGGGTGTGGGCGTGCGGCCCATGCTGCACCGCAACCGCTGCGAGCAGCGCAAGACGCTCGTCATCCTGGACGAGATCCACCACGCCGGCGACTCCAAGTCCTGGGGCGAGGCCTGCCTGGAGGCCTTCGACCCGGCGACCCGCCGCCTGGCCCTGACCGGTACGCCCTTCCGGTCCGACACGAACCCGATCCCCTTCGTCACGTACGAGGAGGGGAACGACGGGATCCGGCGGTCGTCCGCCGACTACACGTACGGCTACGGGAACGCGCTGGGCGACGGGGTCGTCCGGCCCGTCATCTTCCTCTCCTACAGCGGCAACATGCGCTGGCGCACCAAGGCGGGCGACGAGATCGCGGCCCGCCTCGGCGAGCCGATGACCAAGGACGCCATCTCGCAGGCCTGGCGCACGGCGCTCGACCCGCGCGGCGACTGGATGCCGAACGTGCTGCGCGCCGCCGACCAGCGGCTGACGGAGGTCAGGAAGGGCATCCCGGACGCCGGCGGCCTCGTCATCGCCGCCGATCAGGACGCGGCGCGCGCGTACGCGAAGCTGATCCGGGAGATCACCGGCACCAAGGCGACCGTCGTGCTCTCCGACGACACCGGGGCCTCGAAGAACATCGACACCTTCAGCGCGAACAACGACCGCTGGATGGTCGCGGTCCGCATGGTGTCGGAGGGCGTCGACGTCCCGCGCCTCGCGGTGGGCGTGTACGCGACGACCATCTCGACCCCGCTGTTCTTCGCGCAGGCGGTCGGGCGTTTCGTGCGATCGCGCAGGCGCGGCGAGACGGCCTCCGTGTTCCTTCCGACGATCCCCTACCTGCTCGGCTTCGCGAACGAGATGGAGGTCGAGCGCGACCACGTCCTCGACAAGCCGAAGAAGCAGGGCGAGGAGGACCCGTACGCCGAGTCCGAGAAGGAGATGGACGAGGCGAACCGACAGGAGGACGAGGACACCGGCGAGGACGAGCAGATGTCCTTCGAGGCGCTGGAGTCCGACGCCGTCTTCGACCGGGTGCTCTACGACGGCGCCGAGTTCGGCATGCAGGCGCACCCGGGGAGCGAGGAGGAGCAGGACTACCTCGGCATCCCGGGGCTGCTGGAGCCGGACCAGGTGCAGCTGCTGCTGCAGAAGCGGCAGTCGCGGCAGATCGCGCACAGCCGCCGCAAGCCCGACTCCGAGGCGGACCTGCTGGAGCTGCCGGCCGACCGGCGGCCGGTGGTTTCGCACAAGGAGCTGCTGGAACTGCGCAAGTCGCTGAACACGATGGTGGGCGCGTACGTCCACCAGAGCGGGAAGCCGCACGGGGTGATCCACACCGAGCTGCGACGGGTCTGCGGCGGGCCGCCGAGCGCGGAGGCGACGGCGGGGCAGCTGCGGGAGCGGATCAAGAAGGTGCAGGAGTGGGCGACGCGGATGCGGTGAGTCCGGGCCGTCGCTGAAGGCGGAACGCTGAACGCGGAACGGGGTCCGTGCGCTGGTGCGCACGGACCCCGTTCTCGTGGCCTGTGGGTCAGGCGGAGACGCGGCGACGACGGCCGGTGCCGGCGACGAGGGCCGCACCCATGGCCAGCGCCACACCGCCGGCGCCGAGCGCCCAGCTGGTGGCGGCGTCGGCACCGGTCTCGGCCAGCTGGCCGCCGGTGTTGGTGTTGCCACCGTTGTTGCCCGTGTTGCCGGAGCCGCCGTTGTCGACGATCGGCGTGGTGGTGCCGCCGCCGTTCGGCTTGGTGCCGGTGTTACCGCCGGTGTTGCCACCGCCGTTGGTGCTGCGGGAGACGATCTCCGACTTGACGATGGCGGTGTCGGAGAAGACGTTCTCGTCCACGTTGCTGCCGCCGGCGGCGGCAACGATGATCTCGCCCGCCGGGGCGCCCGCGTTGAACTTGACGCGGACCTTGAGGCTGAGCTTTTCGGCCGGGATCGCGATGTCGTCGGTCAGCAGGGCGACCACGGAGCCGGCGTGGCTCATGACCTCGGCGTCGTGCCAGGCGCCCTTGTGGAAGATCTGGATCTTGACGTCCTCGGCCTCCAGCTCGGCGGCCTTGTCGCCGACGGCCAGGACGAGCACGTAGCTCTCCTGCGCCTTGCCCTTGGAGTTGTCCACGGTGACGGTGAGGTTCGTCCAGTCGCCGCCCGCCTTGAAGGCGCTCGGGACGCCGCCCAGGCCGAGGACCGGGCCGGTGGCGACCTGGTCCTCCAGGTATTCCTCGTCGGCCGGAGCCGGGGCCGGGGCAGGAGCCGGCTTCTCGGCGGTGGGCTTGGCCGGGGCCGGAGCGGCCGGAGCCGGGGCCGGAGCGGCCGGGGTGACGGCCGGGGTCTCCACGGCCGGGGTGACGGCCGGGGTCTCGGCGGCGGGCTTGGCGGCGGCCGGGGCCTCCGGGGCCGGGGCCGCGGCGTCGTCCTTCGGAGCGGTGTCCGGGGTCGTGACGGCCGGGTTCTGGGCCTCGTCCGCCATC
The Streptomyces sp. NBC_00091 genome window above contains:
- a CDS encoding DEAD/DEAH box helicase; the protein is MTTTASHHLSPAFPGRAPWGTASKLRAWQEGALTRYIETQPRDFLAVATPGAGKTTFALTLASWLLHHHVVQQVTVVAPTEHLKKQWAEAAARIGIRLDPEYSAGPLSKEYHGVAVTYAGVGVRPMLHRNRCEQRKTLVILDEIHHAGDSKSWGEACLEAFDPATRRLALTGTPFRSDTNPIPFVTYEEGNDGIRRSSADYTYGYGNALGDGVVRPVIFLSYSGNMRWRTKAGDEIAARLGEPMTKDAISQAWRTALDPRGDWMPNVLRAADQRLTEVRKGIPDAGGLVIAADQDAARAYAKLIREITGTKATVVLSDDTGASKNIDTFSANNDRWMVAVRMVSEGVDVPRLAVGVYATTISTPLFFAQAVGRFVRSRRRGETASVFLPTIPYLLGFANEMEVERDHVLDKPKKQGEEDPYAESEKEMDEANRQEDEDTGEDEQMSFEALESDAVFDRVLYDGAEFGMQAHPGSEEEQDYLGIPGLLEPDQVQLLLQKRQSRQIAHSRRKPDSEADLLELPADRRPVVSHKELLELRKSLNTMVGAYVHQSGKPHGVIHTELRRVCGGPPSAEATAGQLRERIKKVQEWATRMR